A genomic region of Glycine max cultivar Williams 82 chromosome 15, Glycine_max_v4.0, whole genome shotgun sequence contains the following coding sequences:
- the LOC121173589 gene encoding uncharacterized protein: protein MHYKDHIIPAGDVCVVPGQCSSDYMDWFFRISHPFMTPGHTLDPLPHGHAPQPQVVPQAPQTDIPRVPEPGASSTSAEEPRHAVEVCDDIAERLERHLILGVVTPGSSTMR from the exons atgcactacAAGGATCATATCATTCCAGCAGGTGATGTGTGCGTTGTGCCAGGCCAGTGTTCCAGTGACTACATGGACTGGTTCTTCCGCATCTCCcatcctttcatgacaccaGGCCACACATTAGATCCTCTGCCTCATGGTCACGCCCCGCAGCCCCAAGTCGTCCCTCAGGCCCCGCAGACGGATATCCCTCGCGTGCCGGAGCCAGGAGCATCGTCGACATCTGCGGAGGAGcctagacatgcagtg GAAGTTTGTGATGACATTGCTGAGAGGTTGGAGCGCCATCTGATTCTAGGGGTGGTCACGCCTGGCTCATCGACAATGAGGTGA